In one Babylonia areolata isolate BAREFJ2019XMU chromosome 14, ASM4173473v1, whole genome shotgun sequence genomic region, the following are encoded:
- the LOC143289938 gene encoding putative peptidyl-prolyl cis-trans isomerase dodo, whose protein sequence is MANLPDGWELRVSRSNGKEYYLNVYTKESQWDPPTEPAKRSSMEKVQCSHLLVKHNKSRRPANWKGETISRTKEEAIKLLEGYRQDIESQQATFGELASKHSDCSSARKGGDLGPFGRGQMQKPFEDASFALKVGEMSGIVDTDSGVHIILRTA, encoded by the exons GAAAAGAGTACTACCTGAACGTGTACACCAAAGAGAGCCAGTGGGACCCCCCTACAGAGCCAGCCAAGAGGAGCAGCATGGAGAAGGTTCAGTGTTCACATCTCCTGGTCAAACACAACAAGTCCAGGCGCCCTGCCAACTGGAAGGGGGAGACAATCAGTCGCACCAAAGAAGAAGCCATTAAACTTTTAGAAG GGTACCGTCAAGATATCGAGTCGCAGCAGGCCACGTTTGGGGAGCTGGCCAGCAAGCACAGCGATTGCAGCTCTGCCAGGAAGGGTGGGGACCTGGGGCCGTTTGGGCGGGGCCAGATGCAGAAGCCCTTTGAGGATGCCAGCTTTGCCCTGAAGGTTGGGGAGATGTCGGGCATTGTGGACACAGACTCTGGGGTGCACATCATTCTGCGTACGGCCTGA